The following proteins are encoded in a genomic region of Enoplosus armatus isolate fEnoArm2 chromosome 11, fEnoArm2.hap1, whole genome shotgun sequence:
- the LOC139292885 gene encoding ly6/PLAUR domain-containing protein 1-like produces MRLFTVSTLLLLSFSSGLALQIQCYQCEEMTHDCSTPEFIVNCTVNVQDMCQKEVLVKDDGIHYRKSCASSGACLIASSGYQQFCTGKLNSVCITCCNTPLCNGPRQKKRPQSSAAITLVTPQLPVFSLYILLLLPPALC; encoded by the exons ATGCGGCTGTTCACTGTCTCCACTCTGCTCCTGCTCTCCTTCAGCTCAG GGCTGGCTCTGCAGATTCAGTGCTACCAGTGCGAGGAGATGACACACGACTGCTCCACGCCAGAGTTCATCGTCAACTGCACCGTGAACGTGCAGGACATGTGCCAGAAGGAGGTCCTGGTGAAGGACGACG GGATACACTACCGCAAGTCCTGCGCCTCGTCAGGAGCCTGTCTCATCGCTTCTTCTGGTTACCAGCAGTTCTGCACCGGCAAGCTGAACTCGGTGTGCATCACCTGCTGCAACACGCCGCTGTGTAACGGACCCCGCCAGAAGAAACGACCCCAATCGTCCGCCGCCATCACCCTGGTCACGCCGCAGCTCCCCGTGTTTTCCCtctacatcctcctcctcctgccccccgCCCTGTGCTGA